Proteins co-encoded in one Paenibacillus sp. genomic window:
- a CDS encoding glycosyl hydrolase, which yields MTQRDLQFLSFWAINDPLEPDSLKAQLDEMRAAGLNGVVFHPRYYPNRPEYMGEAYLAAVSELILYAKRIGMTFWLYDENGWPSGTAGGAVLARRPDLTCRWVALEADGAGGFRPVFRERRAPSSFDPEAVSLFMDITHEGYRRGLDPEAFAYVEGFFTDEVGFLDGHGATVKDGSLPWDDRLPELYAARYGEELLPRLPALFADGADSADSAEARVRYWELITDLLAESFYRPIREWCARHGKRFTAHLKAEEHPFFQLSYSGSCFRVLREVETPAIDALERYPGNHYYPRIAHSIAMQQGREHALAEAMGGSGWGVSPESFVDYCLWLASHGVDRFVLHLNQYRLKSQAIRDWPPSMPCHLTWREAFPAVLADVRRRAAALPDLRAEPELLVVAPTRGVMAAFVPSEAHGMNEHDGSHYPDNAAGRINRAFLELIDACYASGAHYELTEEREEAGALRDGALWIGRRAYRRVLVADGCRWAAPERLDALRAAGVAVFAAAEAEAALHGPRRVREAAAASAPAGLTPAQSLWRAEAPARNQLPLAFERAGERLRAVVRRAPEAALDGAALVLHDPVEAAYAQGERLSLERRADGLFEAPLPAAAGAETLTIEVEPLPGGEGEPFAFVRGRFTVASRSGFAPKDDRQLKSAGPFELRGEAPPLAEDAVTSGYPFAGEPIAAVKTFECERAVEGPARLRLNGVEAQAARVFLDGVDAGWCWGPTWSVALPNGLAAGAHELRVELIPSTFNTFGPHRHIDGDRHLTSPAQYEGVKNFADRPDAPERTHGDFWHFVRFGIAGDVTIERE from the coding sequence ATGACACAACGAGATTTGCAGTTTTTAAGCTTTTGGGCGATTAACGACCCGCTCGAGCCGGACAGCCTGAAGGCGCAGCTGGACGAGATGCGAGCCGCGGGACTGAACGGCGTCGTGTTTCACCCGCGATATTACCCGAACCGGCCGGAATATATGGGCGAGGCGTACCTCGCCGCCGTGTCCGAGCTTATTTTGTACGCGAAGCGCATCGGCATGACGTTCTGGCTGTACGACGAGAACGGCTGGCCGTCCGGCACGGCCGGCGGCGCGGTGCTGGCGCGGCGCCCCGATCTGACGTGCCGATGGGTCGCTCTCGAGGCGGACGGCGCCGGCGGCTTCCGCCCCGTCTTCCGCGAGCGGCGCGCGCCGTCGTCCTTCGACCCGGAGGCGGTGTCGCTGTTCATGGACATTACGCACGAAGGGTATCGGCGCGGGCTCGATCCGGAGGCGTTCGCTTACGTCGAAGGCTTCTTCACGGACGAGGTCGGCTTTCTGGACGGACACGGGGCGACGGTGAAGGACGGTTCGCTGCCGTGGGACGACCGGCTGCCCGAGCTGTATGCGGCGCGGTACGGAGAAGAGCTGCTGCCGCGGCTCCCGGCGTTGTTCGCAGACGGCGCGGACAGCGCAGACAGCGCGGAAGCGCGGGTGCGGTATTGGGAGCTGATTACCGATCTATTGGCGGAGTCGTTCTACCGTCCGATTCGGGAATGGTGCGCGCGTCACGGCAAACGGTTCACCGCGCATCTGAAGGCCGAGGAGCATCCGTTCTTCCAGCTGTCGTACAGCGGCTCCTGCTTCCGCGTCCTGCGCGAGGTGGAGACGCCGGCGATCGACGCGCTGGAGCGGTATCCGGGGAACCATTATTATCCCCGGATCGCGCATTCGATCGCGATGCAGCAAGGGCGCGAGCACGCGCTCGCCGAAGCGATGGGCGGCTCGGGCTGGGGCGTGTCGCCGGAGAGCTTCGTCGACTACTGCCTCTGGCTCGCGAGCCACGGCGTCGACCGCTTCGTGCTGCACCTGAACCAGTATCGGCTGAAATCGCAGGCGATCCGCGACTGGCCGCCGTCGATGCCGTGCCACTTGACGTGGCGGGAGGCGTTCCCGGCGGTCTTGGCGGATGTGCGCCGGCGGGCGGCGGCGCTGCCGGATTTGCGCGCCGAGCCGGAGCTGCTCGTCGTCGCCCCGACGCGCGGGGTGATGGCGGCGTTCGTCCCGTCGGAAGCGCACGGCATGAACGAGCACGACGGCTCGCACTATCCGGATAACGCCGCGGGGCGGATCAACCGCGCGTTCCTCGAGCTGATCGACGCGTGTTATGCGTCCGGCGCGCATTACGAGCTGACCGAGGAACGCGAGGAGGCGGGCGCGCTGCGGGACGGCGCGCTGTGGATCGGGCGGCGCGCATATCGGCGCGTGCTGGTCGCGGACGGCTGCCGCTGGGCGGCGCCGGAGCGGCTCGACGCCCTGCGCGCGGCGGGCGTCGCGGTGTTCGCGGCCGCCGAGGCGGAGGCCGCGCTGCACGGGCCGCGGCGCGTGCGCGAAGCGGCCGCGGCTTCTGCGCCGGCGGGGCTGACGCCGGCGCAATCGTTGTGGCGCGCGGAGGCGCCCGCGCGCAATCAGCTGCCGCTCGCGTTCGAGCGAGCGGGCGAGCGGCTGCGCGCCGTCGTGCGGCGCGCGCCGGAGGCGGCGCTGGACGGCGCCGCGCTCGTGCTGCACGACCCGGTGGAAGCCGCGTACGCGCAAGGGGAGCGCCTCTCGCTCGAACGGCGCGCCGACGGCCTCTTCGAGGCGCCCCTCCCGGCCGCGGCCGGGGCGGAAACGCTAACGATCGAGGTCGAGCCGCTTCCGGGCGGGGAGGGCGAGCCGTTCGCGTTCGTGCGCGGGCGGTTTACGGTCGCGAGCCGCTCGGGGTTCGCGCCGAAGGACGATCGGCAGCTCAAGTCGGCGGGGCCGTTCGAGCTGCGCGGCGAAGCGCCGCCGCTGGCGGAAGACGCCGTCACGTCAGGCTATCCGTTCGCAGGCGAGCCGATCGCGGCCGTCAAAACGTTCGAGTGCGAGCGGGCTGTCGAGGGACCGGCGCGGCTGCGATTGAACGGCGTTGAGGCGCAGGCGGCGCGCGTCTTCCTCGACGGCGTCGACGCCGGGTGGTGCTGGGGCCCGACTTGGTCGGTCGCGCTGCCGAACGGCCTCGCCGCCGGAGCTCACGAGCTGCGCGTCGAACTGATTCCGAGCACGTTCAATACGTTCGGGCCGCATCGGCATATCGATGGCGATCGCCATTTGACGAGCCCGGCGCAGTACGAGGGCGTCAAAAACTTCGCCGATCGGCCGGACGCCCCCGAACGGACGCACGGCGATTTTTGGCACTTCGTCCGGTTCGGCATCGCGGGAGACGTGACGATCGAACGCGAATAA
- a CDS encoding DHA2 family efflux MFS transporter permease subunit codes for MTTTNVNETAAPLKRGPILAALVIGAFVALLSQTLLNVALPKMMENLAISANTAQWLTTGYMLVNGVLVPISAYLIGRFTTRTLFNSASLLFLLGTIVCAVSPGFGLLLAGRLVQAAGAGIMMPLMTVVVLTIFPVAERGKAMGTMGLAMIFAPAVGPTLSGWIVEHYSWRVLFYIVIPLALLAFLYGYYAMRNVTKSQPSPLDKTGVLLSTLGFGGLLYGFSDAGNDGWGSAPVVASLAIGVVSLLLFIRRELTTEKPILEFRVFKYSMFSLTTAINGIATMAMFSGMILLPIYLQTLRGFTPMESGLLLLPGAILMGIMSPITGAIFDKVGARWLAVAGLGITVVTTYQFSVLTLDTSYTHILWVYTARMFGMSLMMMPIQTAGLNQLPQRLGAHGSAMSQTLRNVSGALGTALLVSIMTHEAATRGKELITAGGIDPNDQAAMLAVTQEAAVHGINYAFVVATWMTVVSFAMSFFIKNTKPQEEAPALAKA; via the coding sequence TTGACGACGACGAACGTTAACGAAACCGCCGCCCCGTTGAAACGCGGACCGATCCTAGCCGCCCTGGTCATCGGCGCCTTCGTCGCGCTGTTAAGCCAGACGCTGCTTAACGTAGCCCTTCCGAAGATGATGGAGAACCTCGCCATCAGCGCGAATACGGCGCAATGGCTTACGACCGGCTACATGCTCGTCAACGGCGTGCTCGTTCCGATCAGCGCGTATTTGATCGGCCGCTTTACGACCCGCACGCTGTTCAACTCGGCGTCCCTGCTCTTCCTGCTGGGCACGATCGTATGCGCGGTCTCGCCGGGGTTCGGCCTGCTGCTGGCCGGTCGACTTGTGCAGGCGGCCGGCGCGGGCATTATGATGCCCCTCATGACCGTCGTCGTCCTGACGATATTCCCCGTCGCGGAGCGCGGCAAAGCGATGGGCACGATGGGACTCGCAATGATATTCGCCCCGGCCGTCGGACCGACGCTGTCGGGCTGGATCGTCGAACATTATTCATGGCGCGTGCTGTTCTACATCGTCATTCCGCTGGCGCTTCTCGCGTTTCTTTACGGCTATTACGCCATGCGGAACGTAACGAAGTCGCAGCCCTCCCCGCTCGATAAAACCGGAGTGCTGCTGTCGACGCTCGGGTTCGGCGGCTTGCTCTACGGCTTCAGCGACGCCGGCAACGACGGCTGGGGCAGCGCGCCCGTCGTCGCGAGCCTCGCGATCGGCGTCGTCTCGCTCCTGTTGTTCATCCGCCGCGAGCTCACGACGGAGAAGCCGATTCTCGAATTCCGCGTCTTTAAGTACAGCATGTTTTCGCTGACGACGGCCATCAACGGGATCGCCACGATGGCGATGTTTTCCGGCATGATTTTGCTGCCGATTTATTTGCAGACGCTGCGCGGTTTTACGCCGATGGAATCGGGGCTGCTGCTGCTGCCCGGAGCCATCCTTATGGGGATCATGTCCCCGATCACGGGCGCCATCTTCGACAAAGTGGGCGCGCGCTGGCTCGCCGTCGCCGGCCTCGGCATCACCGTCGTAACGACGTACCAATTCAGCGTGCTGACGCTGGACACGTCGTACACGCACATTCTGTGGGTGTACACGGCCCGGATGTTCGGCATGTCGCTCATGATGATGCCGATCCAAACCGCCGGCCTTAACCAGCTGCCGCAGCGGCTGGGCGCCCACGGCTCGGCGATGTCGCAGACGCTGCGTAACGTCTCCGGCGCGCTCGGCACGGCGCTGCTCGTGTCGATCATGACGCACGAGGCGGCGACCCGAGGGAAGGAGCTGATCACAGCGGGCGGCATCGACCCGAACGATCAGGCCGCCATGCTAGCGGTGACGCAGGAAGCCGCCGTCCACGGCATCAACTACGCGTTCGTCGTTGCGACGTGGATGACCGTAGTGTCGTTCGCGATGTCTTTTTTCATTAAAAATACGAAACCGCAGGAGGAAGCTCCCGCGCTCGCCAAGGCGTAA
- a CDS encoding MarR family transcriptional regulator has translation MTPEEQQRMYRVVNSYREVHHLFFQKLLKAAQPYGLTPGQLLVLRVLDEHPHITLAELAKHLHLGSSTASGIVDRMEKAGLVARERGRDDRRAVSLSLTARGAEVRAATQTARLELMAPMLALSNEELDRIVALNERIVHLLKTESEEWQFDDDER, from the coding sequence ATGACCCCCGAAGAACAACAACGGATGTACCGGGTAGTGAACTCGTACCGCGAAGTGCATCATTTATTTTTTCAAAAGCTCTTGAAAGCGGCCCAGCCTTACGGTTTAACGCCGGGACAGCTGCTGGTGCTGCGGGTATTGGACGAACACCCGCACATTACGTTAGCCGAATTAGCGAAGCACCTGCACCTCGGCAGCAGCACCGCAAGCGGCATCGTCGACCGGATGGAGAAGGCCGGGCTCGTCGCGCGGGAGCGGGGCCGCGACGACCGGCGCGCCGTTTCGTTGTCCCTCACCGCGCGAGGCGCGGAGGTGCGAGCAGCGACGCAAACGGCTCGCCTCGAGCTGATGGCGCCGATGCTGGCGCTTTCGAACGAAGAGCTCGACCGCATCGTCGCGCTGAACGAACGCATCGTTCACCTATTGAAAACGGAAAGCGAGGAATGGCAATTTGACGACGACGAACGTTAA
- a CDS encoding ROK family protein, translating into MRIGAIEAGGTKFVCGIGNEHGQIEDRVSFPTEGPEETLRRVIDYFRGKSVEAIGIGTFGPIDIDPASATYGFVTTTPKPGWSNYDFLGAMKREFDVPYGWDTDVNAAAFGEATWGAAQGLDSCLYYTIGTGVGVGVYAEGKLVHGLVHPEGGHVLPRRHPDDAFAGVCPYHGDCLEGMAAGPALEKRWGVKGHELGVDHKAWEIEAFYIAQAVAGAVLLLSPKKVILGGGVMKQEQLFPLIRAEVGRLLNGYVRAEAIVSSIDSYIVPPGLGDNAGLCGALALGRAALAGANR; encoded by the coding sequence ATGCGAATCGGCGCCATTGAGGCGGGGGGAACAAAGTTCGTTTGCGGCATCGGCAACGAACACGGACAAATCGAGGATCGCGTCAGTTTTCCGACGGAAGGGCCGGAGGAGACGCTCCGGCGCGTGATCGACTATTTCCGGGGGAAGTCGGTCGAAGCGATCGGCATCGGCACGTTCGGTCCGATCGACATCGACCCGGCCAGCGCGACGTACGGCTTCGTCACGACGACGCCGAAGCCCGGCTGGTCGAATTATGATTTCCTCGGCGCGATGAAGCGAGAATTCGACGTGCCTTACGGCTGGGATACCGACGTCAACGCCGCCGCGTTCGGCGAAGCGACATGGGGCGCGGCGCAAGGTCTCGACAGCTGCTTGTATTACACGATCGGCACCGGCGTCGGGGTCGGCGTATACGCCGAAGGGAAGCTCGTGCACGGACTCGTCCATCCGGAAGGGGGCCACGTGCTGCCGCGCCGCCACCCGGACGATGCGTTCGCGGGGGTGTGTCCGTACCACGGCGATTGCTTGGAAGGGATGGCCGCCGGCCCCGCTCTCGAGAAGCGTTGGGGCGTCAAAGGCCATGAGCTTGGCGTAGACCATAAGGCTTGGGAAATCGAAGCGTTCTACATCGCGCAGGCGGTGGCGGGCGCCGTGCTGCTGCTGTCCCCGAAGAAGGTCATTTTGGGCGGCGGCGTCATGAAGCAGGAGCAATTGTTCCCGCTCATTCGCGCGGAGGTCGGTCGGCTGTTGAACGGCTACGTTCGGGCCGAAGCAATCGTCTCGAGCATCGACAGTTATATTGTGCCGCCGGGGCTCGGCGACAACGCAGGGTTGTGCGGCGCGCTGGCGCTCGGCCGGGCGGCGCTGGCGGGCGCGAATCGGTAA
- a CDS encoding polysaccharide deacetylase family protein encodes MNTAERLGFGPEDRLLIINADDFGMCHATNEGIFRLLEEGAVDSATVMMPCGWSTEAVRWSASHPQFNVGVHFTLTSEWEGYKWGPVQRGGDVSSLVVTGGWFPADAAAVERTADPAHVRAELIAQLEAATALGLDPTHVDNHMGTVYGLATGRDFLREVFEVCASYRLPFRIPRRAPQDRGAPPELQRKAEQLGMFADSLGVAILDELVGLPFHKLPGETYDSFKRDMIALLRNLRPGVNELIIHPSLVTDELKAINPHWEKRGWEMDIFRDPEVLAAMSEAGIRRTRWSELRAMQRGER; translated from the coding sequence ATGAATACGGCGGAACGCTTAGGCTTCGGGCCGGAGGATCGTCTGCTCATCATTAACGCGGACGACTTCGGCATGTGCCATGCGACGAACGAGGGCATTTTTCGGCTGCTCGAGGAAGGGGCGGTCGACTCGGCGACGGTCATGATGCCGTGCGGCTGGTCGACGGAGGCGGTCCGCTGGAGCGCCTCGCACCCGCAGTTTAATGTAGGCGTCCATTTCACGCTTACGAGCGAATGGGAAGGGTACAAATGGGGACCGGTGCAGCGCGGGGGAGACGTCTCCTCGCTCGTCGTAACGGGAGGGTGGTTTCCGGCGGACGCGGCGGCCGTCGAACGGACTGCGGATCCGGCGCACGTGCGCGCGGAGCTGATCGCTCAATTGGAGGCGGCGACGGCGCTCGGGCTCGACCCTACGCACGTGGACAACCATATGGGCACCGTCTACGGTCTTGCGACGGGGCGCGACTTCCTTCGCGAGGTGTTCGAGGTGTGCGCCTCGTACCGGCTGCCGTTCCGTATCCCCCGCCGGGCGCCGCAGGATCGGGGCGCTCCGCCCGAGCTGCAGCGCAAGGCGGAGCAGCTCGGCATGTTCGCGGATTCGCTCGGCGTCGCGATTTTGGACGAGTTGGTCGGCCTGCCGTTCCATAAGCTGCCGGGCGAAACGTACGACAGCTTCAAACGGGACATGATCGCCCTGCTGCGGAACTTGCGTCCCGGCGTGAACGAGCTGATCATCCATCCGTCGCTCGTGACGGACGAGCTGAAGGCGATCAATCCGCATTGGGAAAAGCGCGGCTGGGAGATGGATATTTTCCGCGATCCCGAAGTGCTCGCCGCCATGAGCGAAGCCGGCATCCGGCGCACCCGCTGGTCGGAGCTGCGCGCGATGCAGCGCGGGGAGCGGTAA
- the spoVAC gene encoding stage V sporulation protein AC, translating into MTSATKRRFGLTAKEYQKMAKAKEPARPVLRNCFRAFVAGGTICVIGQMITTLFVHYAGMSKEQAGVPTVVLLILLSVVLTSLGVYDKIAQWAGAGTAVPVTGFANSMSSAAIEHRSEGIVLGVATRMFKLAGAVVVFGTVSAFLVAFVHWIIGTGGQS; encoded by the coding sequence GTGACCAGCGCGACGAAACGGCGTTTCGGCTTGACCGCGAAAGAATATCAGAAAATGGCGAAAGCAAAGGAACCGGCGCGGCCGGTGCTTCGCAATTGCTTCCGCGCCTTCGTGGCCGGCGGCACCATCTGCGTAATCGGGCAAATGATCACGACGTTGTTCGTTCATTATGCGGGCATGTCGAAGGAGCAGGCCGGCGTCCCGACCGTCGTCCTGCTGATTTTATTGTCGGTCGTGCTGACGAGCCTCGGCGTGTACGACAAAATCGCGCAGTGGGCCGGCGCGGGAACCGCGGTGCCCGTTACCGGCTTCGCGAACTCGATGTCGTCGGCGGCGATCGAGCACCGGAGCGAAGGCATCGTGCTCGGCGTCGCGACGCGGATGTTCAAGCTGGCGGGCGCCGTCGTCGTCTTCGGCACCGTCTCCGCCTTCCTCGTGGCGTTCGTGCACTGGATTATCGGCACTGGGGGGCAGTCCTGA
- the spoVAD gene encoding stage V sporulation protein AD has product MKRGRQTWVFDEKPVILSRAAVVGPLEGEGPLKDDFDIVHDDLFVGETSWEKAERKMLEEAALLAVQKAGVAIEDVDLFIGGDLLNQIVSATFASRTFGIPYLGVFGACSTSMESLALAALAVSTGHADRVLAGTSSHNCTAERQFRYPTEYGAQKPPSSQNTVTGAGAALVARGGEGPRIAAATIGRVVDLGITDPFNMGAAMAPAAVDTIRAHLSDMDVSPGYYDLIVTGDLASVGVSIARELFEQNGVPIGETTFDDCGLLMYDRERQEVFAGGSGCACSATVTYGHLLKRLERGELKRILVVATGSLLSPLTVQQKESIPCIAHAVAIESGGA; this is encoded by the coding sequence ATGAAGCGAGGCAGGCAAACGTGGGTGTTCGACGAAAAGCCCGTCATTTTGTCGCGGGCGGCCGTCGTCGGTCCGCTCGAGGGCGAAGGGCCGTTGAAGGACGATTTCGACATCGTGCACGACGATCTGTTCGTCGGCGAGACGTCGTGGGAGAAGGCCGAGCGCAAAATGCTGGAGGAAGCGGCGCTGCTCGCGGTGCAGAAGGCGGGGGTCGCGATTGAGGACGTCGACTTGTTCATCGGCGGCGATTTGCTGAACCAAATCGTGAGCGCCACGTTCGCGTCGCGGACGTTCGGCATCCCGTATCTCGGCGTGTTCGGCGCCTGCTCAACGTCGATGGAAAGCCTCGCGCTCGCCGCGCTCGCCGTGTCGACCGGGCACGCGGATCGCGTGCTCGCCGGCACGAGCAGCCACAACTGCACGGCGGAGCGCCAATTCCGCTACCCGACGGAGTACGGCGCGCAGAAGCCGCCGTCGTCGCAAAACACCGTCACGGGGGCGGGGGCGGCGCTCGTCGCCCGCGGCGGCGAAGGGCCGCGCATCGCGGCCGCGACGATCGGCCGGGTCGTCGATCTCGGCATCACCGACCCGTTCAACATGGGGGCGGCGATGGCGCCGGCGGCGGTCGATACGATCCGCGCGCATTTGAGCGACATGGACGTGTCGCCAGGGTATTACGACTTGATCGTCACGGGGGACCTCGCGTCCGTCGGCGTGAGCATCGCCCGCGAGCTGTTCGAGCAGAACGGCGTGCCGATCGGCGAAACGACGTTCGACGATTGCGGGCTGCTCATGTACGACCGAGAACGCCAGGAGGTGTTCGCCGGTGGCAGCGGCTGCGCATGCTCCGCGACGGTGACGTACGGCCATCTGCTGAAGCGGCTCGAACGAGGCGAACTGAAGCGGATTCTCGTCGTCGCGACCGGATCGCTGCTGTCGCCGCTGACCGTGCAGCAGAAAGAAAGCATTCCTTGCATCGCCCACGCCGTGGCGATCGAGAGCGGAGGTGCGTGA
- the spoVAE gene encoding stage V sporulation protein AE produces MPFVWAFVVGGAICVVGQLMFDVLKMTPAHTMVTLVVIGAVLDGFGLYDPLIEFAGAGVTVPITSFGNSLTHGALTELGQNGAVGLVSGIYHYTSAGISAAIVFSFFAALLVRPKG; encoded by the coding sequence ATGCCTTTCGTTTGGGCGTTCGTGGTCGGCGGCGCGATTTGCGTCGTGGGCCAGCTCATGTTCGACGTGCTGAAAATGACGCCGGCGCATACGATGGTCACGCTCGTCGTCATCGGCGCCGTCCTCGACGGGTTCGGATTGTACGACCCGCTCATCGAATTCGCCGGCGCCGGCGTGACGGTGCCGATCACGAGCTTCGGCAACTCGCTGACGCACGGGGCGCTCACGGAGCTGGGCCAAAACGGCGCCGTCGGCCTCGTGAGCGGCATTTATCATTATACGAGCGCCGGCATTTCGGCCGCGATCGTGTTTTCGTTCTTCGCGGCGCTGCTCGTTCGGCCGAAAGGCTGA
- a CDS encoding MoxR family ATPase, with protein MDTRLENDVRIVGDLKRNLESCIYGKSDEIDLMLTALLAGGHVLLEDVPGTGKTVLIKALAKSVQAQFRRIQCNPDLLPTDITGVSIYHPKTETFEFRPGPIMTNILLIDEINRATTKTQSALLEAMEEHHVTVDGEPHTLPRPFLLLATQNPIDFEGTYVLPEAQLDRFMLKFALGYPDEGTELRMAQVQTTVRPLEDLQPVMDAGRLIELQERVKTIHMEESVAQYTVELVRRTREHRQLLLGASPRATLALVSAAKAYAFLQGRDFVIPDDVKWLVPYVLGHRLVLETEARMEGVTLESIFESIYRDVKVPVRLER; from the coding sequence ATGGATACGCGTTTGGAAAACGACGTTCGCATCGTGGGAGACCTGAAGCGTAATTTGGAATCGTGCATCTACGGGAAGAGCGACGAAATCGATCTCATGCTGACGGCCTTGCTGGCCGGGGGGCATGTATTATTAGAAGATGTCCCGGGAACGGGGAAAACGGTGTTGATCAAGGCGCTGGCGAAGTCGGTGCAAGCGCAGTTCCGGCGCATCCAGTGCAATCCCGACCTGCTGCCGACCGATATTACGGGCGTTTCGATATACCACCCCAAGACCGAGACGTTTGAATTTCGTCCCGGTCCTATCATGACGAACATCCTCCTCATCGACGAAATTAACCGCGCCACGACGAAAACCCAATCCGCCCTGCTAGAAGCCATGGAAGAGCATCACGTCACCGTAGACGGGGAGCCGCACACGCTGCCGCGGCCGTTCCTGCTGCTCGCGACGCAAAATCCGATCGACTTCGAAGGTACATACGTCCTGCCGGAAGCGCAGCTCGATCGGTTCATGCTGAAATTCGCGCTCGGCTATCCGGACGAAGGGACGGAACTGCGCATGGCGCAGGTGCAGACGACCGTGCGCCCGCTGGAGGACTTGCAGCCCGTTATGGACGCGGGGCGGCTCATCGAGCTGCAGGAGCGGGTGAAAACGATTCACATGGAAGAAAGCGTGGCGCAGTATACGGTCGAGCTCGTGCGCCGGACGCGGGAGCATCGCCAGCTGCTGCTCGGCGCGAGCCCGCGGGCGACGCTCGCGCTCGTCAGCGCCGCCAAGGCGTACGCGTTCCTGCAGGGCCGCGATTTCGTCATTCCGGACGACGTCAAATGGCTCGTGCCGTACGTGCTCGGCCACAGGCTCGTGCTGGAGACGGAAGCGAGGATGGAAGGCGTGACGCTCGAGTCGATTTTCGAATCGATTTACCGGGACGTGAAGGTGCCGGTTCGATTGGAGCGATAA
- a CDS encoding DUF58 domain-containing protein, whose amino-acid sequence MQRAPRTMRWSVKAWGLALCFVSCLFFVAFQGGKLSLMLLIIISTLSVYLLLGRWSGISSARGRREIGGVAGGATLQAGSALRANIRVDIPGIWPIPYVTVKDRLAKVGGETQTYEGTFVPDWKRRGELTYVTPPLGRGLYKFEAVQCVTQDIFGLFEHAGTIEMPLTFSVLPRTVRIPEWRELRTLFKGHHQQSSVNGSQRETTQINGVREYIYGDRLAKVHWNATARTGHWKSKEFERESLPKLTIVLDRQTNAYRTSQQFELAVSVAASLLQFSASRGMATGFLSVGGGRAFSAPPGGYETRKRIEQHLIEVQPDPKGDPIRLLRDRSRLPSTGSLVVLVSPQRGESLMKLLKWLDVNGVSACHMWINPETNAGAGGKDDWAAALRSVGVASYNIRQLEELPLLLGGKSG is encoded by the coding sequence ATGCAGCGAGCCCCCAGAACGATGCGTTGGTCCGTGAAGGCATGGGGACTGGCGCTGTGCTTCGTCTCCTGCTTGTTTTTCGTCGCGTTCCAGGGCGGAAAGCTGTCGCTGATGCTGCTGATCATCATCTCGACTTTATCGGTATATTTGCTGCTCGGTCGGTGGAGCGGCATTTCCTCCGCGCGCGGCCGCAGGGAAATCGGCGGCGTCGCCGGCGGCGCCACGCTGCAGGCGGGCAGCGCGCTGCGGGCCAACATCCGCGTCGACATTCCGGGCATTTGGCCGATTCCGTACGTGACGGTGAAAGACCGTCTCGCCAAAGTCGGCGGCGAAACGCAAACGTACGAAGGGACGTTCGTTCCCGACTGGAAGCGCCGCGGCGAGCTGACGTACGTCACGCCCCCGCTCGGCCGCGGCCTGTACAAGTTCGAGGCGGTCCAATGCGTGACGCAGGATATCTTCGGCCTGTTCGAGCACGCGGGCACGATCGAGATGCCGCTGACGTTCAGCGTCCTGCCGCGCACGGTGCGAATCCCCGAATGGCGGGAGCTTCGCACGCTGTTCAAGGGCCACCACCAGCAGTCCTCCGTGAACGGCTCCCAGCGCGAGACGACGCAAATCAACGGCGTCCGCGAATACATTTACGGCGACCGGCTGGCGAAGGTGCATTGGAACGCGACGGCGCGGACCGGCCACTGGAAGTCGAAGGAGTTCGAGCGCGAATCGCTGCCGAAGCTGACGATCGTGCTCGACCGGCAGACGAACGCGTACCGCACGAGCCAGCAGTTCGAGCTGGCCGTCTCGGTCGCCGCGTCGCTGCTGCAGTTTTCCGCTTCGCGCGGCATGGCGACGGGCTTCCTGTCTGTCGGCGGCGGGCGGGCGTTCTCCGCGCCGCCGGGCGGCTACGAGACGCGAAAGCGGATCGAGCAGCATCTGATCGAGGTGCAGCCGGACCCGAAAGGCGACCCGATTCGCCTGCTGCGGGACCGCTCGCGCCTGCCGAGCACCGGCAGCCTCGTCGTTCTCGTCAGCCCGCAGCGCGGCGAATCGCTCATGAAGCTGCTCAAATGGCTCGACGTGAACGGCGTCAGCGCCTGCCATATGTGGATTAACCCGGAGACGAATGCCGGCGCGGGCGGGAAGGACGATTGGGCCGCCGCGCTCCGTTCGGTCGGCGTCGCATCGTACAATATCCGCCAGCTGGAAGAGCTTCCACTCTTGTTGGGAGGGAAGAGCGGATGA